One genomic region from Pseudoduganella dura encodes:
- a CDS encoding DeoR/GlpR family DNA-binding transcription regulator: protein MDHRYRHKHLLRLLAEHGAAPIPQLADWLGVSPATVRRDIRLLDTAGQLRRTHGGARRIESGPARPHGPGTFDAAARLHAGRKRAIARRAAALCADGDTVLIGGGTTTFHMAPFLGERRMRVLTNSFAMARELLAASDNDVILSGGKVYPAQGIILSPFDTEAVQYCYADRLFMGAHCLCALGVMEADALLIQAGRRLIHQAGQVVVLADSSKFDGRGGMFLCALDRIARVITDTGAPDAGVQMLERAGIAVELVAPDTPASDPAGCLPPQPCGWSGASPPH, encoded by the coding sequence ATGGACCACCGCTACCGTCACAAACACCTGCTGCGCCTGCTCGCCGAGCATGGCGCCGCGCCGATTCCCCAGCTGGCCGACTGGCTCGGCGTTTCCCCCGCCACCGTACGGCGCGATATCCGGCTGCTCGATACGGCCGGCCAGCTGCGCCGCACGCATGGCGGCGCGCGCCGCATCGAGTCCGGGCCGGCGCGGCCGCACGGGCCCGGCACGTTCGACGCGGCGGCACGCCTGCATGCCGGCCGCAAGCGGGCTATCGCACGCCGCGCCGCCGCGCTGTGCGCCGACGGCGACACCGTGCTGATCGGCGGCGGCACCACCACCTTCCACATGGCGCCGTTCCTCGGCGAGCGGCGCATGCGGGTGCTGACGAACTCGTTCGCGATGGCCCGCGAACTGCTGGCCGCCAGCGACAACGACGTGATCCTCAGCGGCGGCAAGGTGTACCCGGCGCAGGGCATCATCCTCAGCCCGTTCGATACCGAGGCGGTGCAGTACTGCTATGCCGACCGGCTGTTCATGGGCGCCCATTGCCTTTGCGCGCTGGGCGTGATGGAGGCCGATGCGCTGCTGATCCAGGCCGGCCGCCGGCTGATCCACCAGGCCGGGCAGGTCGTGGTGCTGGCCGATTCGTCGAAGTTCGACGGCAGGGGCGGCATGTTCCTGTGCGCACTCGACCGCATCGCCCGCGTCATCACCGATACCGGCGCACCCGATGCGGGCGTGCAGATGCTGGAGCGTGCCGGCATCGCCGTCGAACTGGTCGCGCCTGATACACCGGCCTCCGATCCCGCCGGCTGCTTGCCGCCGCAGCCCTGCGGCTGGTCCGGCGCCAGTCCGCCGCACTGA